A single region of the Salicibibacter cibi genome encodes:
- a CDS encoding permease has protein sequence MMGTFSSFLNTFFILFLELTALFILISFLVSWLQQKVTEDRVKRILNRPNKWSGYLYGVGLGSLTPFCSCSTIPILAGLLSSKAPFGPSMSFLIASPLLNPVIIIMMLTLLGWELTLYYAILIIIFSILIGVVWNALGFEQSVKQVRIKKGDRSSEDQNVPKWKLALQDAWTLFYPLFPYLIIGVFIGVLVYDVIPQELIVQYAGGDNPWTIPIASVIGIPMYIRVETLLPIAGALVSQGMDLGAVIALLIGGAGASIPEVILLSKLFKRKLVVAFVVSILIVAIGTGFIVQIIL, from the coding sequence ATCATGGGCACCTTTTCAAGCTTTCTAAACACCTTTTTCATTCTTTTTTTAGAACTGACCGCTTTGTTCATACTCATTAGTTTTTTGGTCAGTTGGTTACAACAAAAGGTGACAGAAGATCGAGTTAAACGCATTCTTAATCGACCAAATAAATGGAGTGGCTACCTCTATGGCGTAGGGTTAGGATCACTGACCCCTTTTTGTTCTTGTTCAACGATACCGATATTAGCAGGATTATTATCGTCTAAAGCACCCTTTGGACCGTCGATGTCATTTTTAATTGCCTCTCCTTTGTTAAATCCTGTGATCATTATCATGATGTTAACCTTGTTGGGGTGGGAGTTAACCTTATATTATGCAATACTGATCATCATTTTTTCAATACTCATTGGTGTTGTATGGAATGCTTTAGGTTTTGAGCAATCGGTTAAGCAAGTAAGGATCAAAAAAGGCGATCGTTCAAGCGAAGATCAGAATGTGCCCAAATGGAAATTGGCTCTTCAAGATGCATGGACACTCTTCTATCCCTTATTCCCTTACCTTATCATCGGTGTTTTTATCGGAGTGTTAGTTTATGACGTCATTCCGCAAGAATTAATCGTTCAGTACGCTGGAGGGGATAATCCTTGGACGATTCCGATTGCATCGGTGATCGGGATTCCCATGTATATTCGTGTAGAAACCCTGTTGCCGATTGCGGGCGCCTTAGTTAGCCAAGGGATGGACTTGGGAGCTGTGATTGCTCTCTTAATCGGCGGTGCCGGGGCAAGTATTCCAGAGGTTATTTTATTAAGCAAATTATTTAAACGAAAATTAGTTGTGGCTTTTGTCGTTTCCATTTTGATTGTTGCTATTGGTACAGGATTTATCGTGCAAATCATCCTATAA
- a CDS encoding ArsR/SmtB family transcription factor, protein MKETMAPSKANQNQLFQTYKVKFKALADELRLKIMYELNQRGQVCVCDLTDIVGLPQSKLSYHLRILLDASLIQQEKIGTWNYYRLNETEVKNLLSEELCCIFYPNNP, encoded by the coding sequence ATGAAAGAAACCATGGCTCCATCAAAAGCTAACCAAAATCAGCTATTTCAAACATATAAAGTAAAGTTTAAGGCTCTTGCGGATGAACTTCGTTTGAAAATTATGTATGAATTAAATCAACGTGGCCAAGTATGTGTTTGCGATCTAACAGACATTGTTGGTTTACCCCAATCGAAGCTGTCTTATCACTTAAGAATATTACTCGATGCGAGCTTGATTCAACAAGAAAAAATTGGCACTTGGAATTACTATCGCTTGAATGAAACCGAGGTTAAGAACTTGTTGTCCGAAGAACTCTGTTGCATTTTCTATCCGAATAACCCCTAA
- a CDS encoding flavodoxin family protein: MSIMIIYGGTRENGNTEILAERAVEGLDVERIYLKDYKILPIEDLRHSEEGFLEKNDDDHNSIVKRIQAHEMIIFATPIYWYSMSGIMKNFIDRWSQTIKDPRYEFKHSMSSKKTFVIGVGGDEPFVKGLPMIQQFKYIFDFIGASFEGYILGKGNKPGEIYHDEAAFELASLMQKRL, from the coding sequence ATGTCTATCATGATTATCTATGGTGGTACACGCGAAAATGGAAATACAGAAATTCTGGCTGAACGGGCTGTTGAAGGGTTAGATGTGGAGAGAATATATCTGAAGGATTATAAGATACTTCCAATTGAAGACTTACGTCATTCTGAAGAAGGTTTTCTAGAAAAAAACGATGATGACCATAATTCAATTGTTAAACGTATTCAAGCACATGAAATGATCATATTTGCTACGCCAATATATTGGTACAGCATGTCAGGAATCATGAAAAACTTTATTGATCGTTGGTCTCAAACAATTAAGGATCCCAGATATGAATTTAAACATTCAATGTCCTCCAAAAAAACTTTTGTTATTGGTGTAGGCGGAGATGAGCCATTCGTTAAAGGATTACCGATGATACAGCAATTTAAATATATCTTTGACTTCATAGGTGCTTCATTTGAAGGTTATATACTTGGAAAAGGAAACAAACCAGGTGAGATTTATCATGATGAAGCAGCGTTTGAATTAGCCTCATTAATGCAAAAGAGATTATAG
- a CDS encoding LysR family transcriptional regulator: MDIKQLITFKTAANNLNFTKTAEILNFAQSSVTSQIKTLENELGVTLFERLGKRLILTEYGKQYKSYADKIVKLSQEAEWSINDYKETKGTLIIGAQESQCTYRLPPILKEFKERYPQVKLVFKPAHSDKVARQGLEQGQLDIALITDISKPADVLEVESLIQEQIKLVAFPEHPLVHKKKIKPNDLENETLLLTESGCSYRTILEEALYSSGTYPKNKLEFVSIEAIKQCVIAGLGIAALPAMVVDKEIKLGTMRELVLGNDTNHIYTHLAWHKDKEMTPPFQAFIELTREKFHSYKAS, translated from the coding sequence TTGGATATCAAACAGTTGATAACCTTTAAAACAGCAGCAAATAATTTGAATTTCACTAAAACAGCTGAGATTTTAAACTTTGCGCAGTCCAGTGTAACTTCCCAAATAAAAACACTTGAGAATGAATTAGGGGTAACGCTTTTTGAACGACTCGGAAAAAGATTAATACTCACGGAGTACGGAAAACAATATAAATCATACGCAGACAAAATCGTTAAGCTTAGTCAAGAAGCAGAATGGAGTATCAATGATTACAAAGAAACAAAAGGTACTCTAATTATCGGAGCACAAGAAAGTCAATGTACTTACCGGCTTCCTCCGATATTAAAGGAATTTAAAGAGAGGTACCCACAGGTCAAACTGGTGTTTAAACCAGCGCATTCCGATAAAGTTGCCAGACAAGGACTGGAACAAGGTCAACTGGATATTGCTTTAATCACTGATATTTCTAAACCAGCTGATGTCTTGGAAGTAGAGTCACTTATTCAAGAACAAATAAAGCTTGTTGCTTTTCCTGAACACCCTTTAGTGCATAAAAAGAAGATAAAACCAAATGATTTAGAAAATGAAACCCTTCTATTAACTGAATCTGGTTGTTCCTATCGAACAATTTTGGAGGAAGCTCTATATTCATCAGGCACTTACCCTAAAAATAAATTGGAGTTCGTTAGCATAGAAGCCATAAAACAATGCGTCATAGCAGGACTTGGTATAGCTGCCTTACCAGCTATGGTTGTAGATAAAGAAATTAAATTGGGCACGATGAGAGAACTAGTATTGGGGAATGATACAAATCATATATACACTCACCTAGCTTGGCATAAGGATAAAGAGATGACCCCGCCGTTTCAAGCTTTTATTGAATTGACCCGCGAAAAATTTCATAGCTATAAGGCTTCTTAA